From the genome of Blautia pseudococcoides, one region includes:
- a CDS encoding glycoside hydrolase family 2 TIM barrel-domain containing protein has translation MLFNDGWEFTKQPLHTGLEEIGKRYEDFYPVGLPHDWLIYHADALYEDATGWYRKRFVCEPEEDMLVFLRFDGIYMDSRIYVNDRLAGEWKYGYSAFEIDITSYLKEGENEIKVSVDHQSPNSRWYSGAGIFRDVWLKKVHRIHILSDGVYFHARKKEDFWEAEVETEAAGENLELRYEIKEKDADRWLPLTGEEHKTLKEAERQVYVYTFKSRIRDPKCWDVENPRCYRLKVSLYSEGKLLQEEEQTVGFCTKEFLPDQGFLLNGRKVKLNGVCEHHDLGCLGSAYHSKAMRRKFRILKEMGANAVRLTHNMPASDVMGLADEMGLLVVSEAFDMWESSKTTYDYARFFPEWYQKDVASWVRRDRNHPSLILWSIGNEIYDTHTGPKGLKWTRILMEEVEKHDPKGNGRPTLGSNYMPWENARKCADVIKIAGYNYGEKYYDAHHKEHPDWVIYGSETSSTVQSRGIYHFPYQQSVLADEDEQCSALGNSTTSWGARSSEDCILAERDHAFSCGQFLWSGFDYIGEPTPYHTRNSYFGQIDTAGFPKDSYYIYQAEWTDYKKNPMVHIFPYWDFNDGQFIDVRVCSNAPVVELFFDGKSQGTFSIDHRHGRQLAGHWQLPYAKGEIRALACDENGRVLAEKVRHSFGEAARICLKPEERTLKADGQDLLFLEISMEDDEGYPVENANNRVRICLEGPGVMAGMDNGDSTDQDEYKTSDKRLFSGRLLAVIKAGIEPGELRITASSPGLPKTELLIPVEKCETLPGRSPLAYAAYTDMDRMAEVEEQTGEDIPVRNIKLKSSAGLHLFEENQETVVTAQICPSNASDRELIWSVVDDAGIPSSLAVIRPQDEVSVRVAAKSDGQFRLRCMSRCGTNKIRIVSQLEFAVSGLGKACLDPYDFISAGLYDYSKGSVGNGNEHGVATARDGESQVAFHNIDFGPYGSDQIVLPVFALTDEPYEIKIYEGVPDEDGSELIADVIYQKPSIWNVYQEETYRLKKRLKGITAICFVLEKKIHLKGFSFLRQSRAWEKNMVSLCDKIYGDSFTKKEDRICGIGNNVTIEFDDMDFGSHGADRITICAETPLEKNAVLISFISKDGEEVRQMVEFEGKMQEQSFQLEPVAGKQKVSFVFLPGSNLDFCWFQFGKGSI, from the coding sequence GGATCTATGTGAACGACAGGTTGGCCGGGGAGTGGAAATACGGATATTCGGCTTTTGAGATAGATATTACCTCATATCTGAAGGAAGGGGAGAATGAAATCAAGGTATCTGTGGATCATCAGAGTCCTAACAGCCGCTGGTATTCCGGGGCAGGAATCTTCAGAGATGTGTGGCTGAAAAAAGTTCACCGGATCCATATTTTGTCAGACGGAGTATATTTTCATGCCAGGAAAAAAGAGGATTTCTGGGAGGCAGAGGTCGAGACGGAAGCTGCGGGGGAGAACCTGGAACTTCGGTATGAGATAAAGGAAAAGGACGCAGACCGGTGGCTGCCTCTTACAGGAGAGGAGCATAAGACTTTGAAAGAGGCAGAGCGTCAGGTATATGTATACACCTTCAAAAGCAGGATCAGGGATCCCAAATGCTGGGATGTGGAGAATCCCCGGTGTTACCGTCTGAAGGTCAGTCTGTATTCAGAGGGGAAATTGCTCCAGGAAGAGGAACAGACGGTGGGTTTCTGCACAAAGGAGTTTTTGCCGGACCAGGGATTTCTTCTCAACGGACGCAAGGTGAAATTAAACGGTGTCTGTGAACATCATGACCTGGGTTGTCTGGGAAGCGCCTATCATTCCAAGGCTATGAGGAGAAAATTCCGTATCCTGAAGGAAATGGGTGCAAATGCGGTCCGTCTGACTCATAATATGCCGGCTTCAGACGTGATGGGGCTGGCGGATGAGATGGGACTTTTGGTGGTTTCGGAAGCCTTTGATATGTGGGAATCCTCCAAGACAACATATGACTATGCCAGATTTTTCCCCGAATGGTATCAGAAGGATGTGGCAAGCTGGGTGCGCAGGGACAGGAACCATCCCAGCCTCATTCTGTGGAGCATAGGTAATGAGATATATGATACCCATACCGGGCCCAAAGGCCTTAAGTGGACCAGGATCTTGATGGAGGAAGTGGAGAAGCATGATCCGAAAGGAAACGGGCGTCCCACGCTTGGGTCTAACTATATGCCCTGGGAAAATGCCAGGAAATGTGCGGATGTCATCAAGATAGCAGGGTATAATTACGGGGAAAAATATTATGACGCCCATCATAAGGAGCATCCTGACTGGGTGATTTACGGAAGCGAGACTTCTTCCACAGTACAGAGCCGGGGAATCTACCATTTTCCTTATCAGCAGTCAGTGCTGGCAGACGAGGATGAGCAGTGTTCTGCACTTGGCAATTCCACAACGAGCTGGGGAGCCAGATCTTCTGAGGACTGTATCCTTGCAGAAAGGGACCATGCGTTTTCCTGCGGACAGTTCTTATGGTCCGGATTTGATTATATAGGGGAACCAACGCCGTATCATACGAGAAATTCTTATTTCGGACAGATCGACACGGCTGGTTTTCCGAAAGATTCCTACTATATATATCAGGCAGAGTGGACGGACTATAAGAAGAATCCCATGGTACATATATTCCCGTACTGGGATTTTAATGACGGACAGTTTATAGATGTGCGTGTTTGCTCCAATGCTCCGGTGGTGGAACTGTTCTTCGATGGAAAAAGCCAGGGTACTTTCAGTATTGACCACAGACATGGCAGACAGCTTGCAGGACATTGGCAGCTTCCCTACGCAAAAGGAGAAATCCGCGCCCTGGCCTGTGATGAGAACGGCAGAGTGCTGGCAGAAAAGGTAAGGCATTCTTTTGGTGAAGCTGCCAGGATATGTCTGAAGCCGGAGGAACGGACGCTAAAAGCGGACGGGCAGGATTTGCTTTTTCTGGAGATATCCATGGAAGACGATGAGGGTTATCCTGTGGAGAATGCCAATAACAGAGTGAGGATTTGCCTGGAGGGACCCGGAGTGATGGCCGGCATGGACAACGGGGACAGTACAGACCAGGATGAGTATAAGACCTCAGACAAAAGGCTTTTTAGCGGCAGGCTTCTGGCTGTCATCAAAGCAGGGATAGAACCGGGAGAATTGAGGATAACGGCATCCTCGCCGGGACTTCCGAAGACCGAGCTGCTGATACCTGTGGAGAAATGTGAAACCCTTCCGGGCCGCAGCCCTCTTGCCTATGCAGCCTATACGGATATGGACAGAATGGCGGAGGTGGAAGAACAGACCGGGGAAGATATTCCGGTGCGGAATATCAAGCTGAAGAGCAGCGCGGGGCTTCATCTGTTTGAGGAAAATCAGGAGACTGTTGTGACTGCACAAATCTGTCCTTCCAATGCTTCTGACAGGGAACTGATCTGGAGTGTGGTGGACGATGCGGGGATTCCCTCATCCCTGGCTGTGATCAGGCCGCAGGATGAAGTGTCTGTCCGGGTTGCGGCAAAGAGTGACGGACAGTTCCGGCTGCGCTGTATGTCCCGCTGCGGCACGAATAAAATACGGATCGTCTCTCAATTGGAATTTGCAGTGAGCGGGCTTGGAAAGGCATGTCTCGATCCTTATGATTTTATCAGTGCAGGACTATATGATTACAGCAAAGGTTCCGTGGGCAACGGCAATGAGCACGGCGTGGCGACGGCGCGTGACGGGGAGAGCCAGGTTGCCTTCCATAATATTGATTTCGGACCTTATGGATCTGACCAGATTGTACTGCCTGTCTTTGCACTCACGGATGAACCTTATGAGATAAAAATCTATGAAGGGGTGCCGGATGAGGATGGGTCGGAGTTGATCGCAGATGTGATCTATCAGAAACCTTCCATATGGAATGTCTACCAGGAGGAAACTTACAGACTGAAGAAAAGGTTGAAAGGAATCACTGCGATTTGCTTTGTTCTGGAGAAGAAGATACATCTGAAAGGTTTTTCTTTCCTGCGTCAGAGCCGTGCATGGGAGAAAAATATGGTATCCCTGTGCGATAAGATATACGGAGACAGTTTTACAAAGAAAGAGGATAGGATCTGCGGAATCGGGAACAATGTCACCATAGAATTTGATGATATGGATTTTGGAAGCCATGGGGCGGACAGAATCACCATATGCGCAGAGACACCTCTTGAGAAGAATGCTGTTCTTATCAGTTTTATCTCCAAAGATGGAGAAGAGGTAAGACAGATGGTGGAATTTGAAGGCAAAATGCAGGAACAGAGTTTTCAACTGGAGCCTGTGGCGGGAAAGCAGAAAGTGAGCTTTGTGTTCCTGCCCGGGAGCAATTTGGATTTTTGCTGGTTTCAGTTTGGGAAGGGAAGCATATGA
- a CDS encoding alpha-glucuronidase has protein sequence MEKKYEKAWLSYRRSRNAENTGHFGSVFTNGTGVVAETAVWELQGAVKELLGCHMERGSWEAASVRLILEPDCGLGEEGYEIRESAGRLTVASEGERGLLYGVFACIRLLQGEKPLEGLSVRKIPSAPLRMLNHWDNMDGSIERGYSGDSFFFREDKVLVDDRTRAYARLASSVGINAVVINNVNVKGSATRLIEDDYSRELEAMSEIFAGYGIALYLSINFAAPMELGGHESADPCDPQVQQWWKEKAADLYRRLPGFGGFLVKADSEGRPGPFTYGRTHAEGANMLADAVAPYGGRIIWRCFVYNCQQDWRERKIDRAKSGYDYFMPLDGKFRDNVILQIKNGPMDFQVREPVSPLFGGLEHTNSMLEVQIAQEYTGQQRHVCYLLPMFKQVLEFKTCCREDHDRVRDIVTGRTFGQTNCGIVAVANTGDDENWTGHDLAAANLFGFGRLSFDMDLSVEEIAEEWIACTFGNDPEIMEKISKILMMSWPAYEKYTSPLGIGWMVNPGYHYGPNVDGYEYDRWGTYHRADHKGIGVDRSPAGTGYSEQYRRLNADMYGKRESCPEELLLFFHHIPYDYRLSTGKTLIQHIYDTHFEGALEAKEMLDIWNSLESKVPVTVFERVQKRMEHQASHAEEWRDQVNTYFYRKSMIPDEQGRTIY, from the coding sequence ATGGAAAAAAAGTATGAAAAAGCATGGCTGTCTTACCGCAGGAGTAGGAATGCGGAAAATACTGGGCATTTCGGAAGTGTCTTTACGAATGGAACAGGAGTTGTAGCAGAGACAGCGGTATGGGAATTGCAGGGTGCAGTGAAGGAACTGCTGGGATGCCATATGGAAAGGGGCAGCTGGGAGGCGGCTTCTGTCAGACTGATTCTGGAACCAGACTGCGGGCTGGGAGAAGAAGGATATGAGATTAGGGAGTCTGCCGGAAGGCTTACTGTGGCATCGGAGGGGGAGAGAGGACTTCTGTACGGAGTCTTTGCCTGTATCCGGCTGCTTCAGGGAGAAAAGCCGCTGGAAGGGCTTTCTGTCAGAAAGATACCTTCTGCGCCTCTGCGTATGCTGAATCACTGGGACAATATGGATGGTTCTATTGAAAGGGGATATTCGGGAGATTCTTTCTTTTTCAGAGAGGATAAGGTTCTGGTGGACGACCGGACCAGAGCTTATGCAAGGCTTGCCTCTTCTGTGGGAATCAACGCGGTTGTCATCAACAATGTAAATGTAAAAGGAAGCGCCACCAGGCTGATCGAGGACGATTACAGCAGAGAGCTGGAAGCTATGAGTGAGATCTTTGCCGGGTATGGCATAGCACTGTATCTGAGCATTAATTTTGCTGCCCCCATGGAACTGGGAGGACACGAAAGCGCCGACCCCTGTGACCCGCAGGTACAGCAGTGGTGGAAAGAGAAGGCGGCGGACTTATACAGAAGACTTCCGGGATTCGGGGGATTTCTGGTAAAGGCGGATTCAGAGGGAAGACCCGGGCCGTTTACCTATGGCAGGACCCATGCGGAGGGAGCCAATATGCTGGCAGACGCTGTGGCGCCGTACGGAGGCAGGATCATATGGAGATGTTTTGTATACAACTGCCAGCAGGATTGGAGAGAAAGGAAGATAGACAGAGCTAAGTCAGGCTATGACTACTTTATGCCGCTGGACGGGAAGTTCCGGGATAATGTGATCCTTCAGATCAAGAACGGCCCCATGGATTTCCAGGTAAGGGAGCCGGTATCTCCTCTTTTTGGAGGACTGGAGCACACAAATTCAATGCTGGAGGTACAGATTGCCCAGGAATATACAGGACAGCAGCGCCATGTGTGTTATCTGCTGCCCATGTTTAAGCAGGTACTGGAATTTAAGACCTGCTGCAGGGAAGATCATGACAGGGTCAGGGATATTGTCACAGGAAGGACTTTCGGCCAGACAAACTGCGGGATCGTCGCGGTTGCCAATACCGGTGATGATGAGAACTGGACAGGCCATGATCTGGCGGCTGCCAATCTCTTTGGCTTCGGAAGGCTGAGTTTTGACATGGATCTGAGCGTGGAAGAAATCGCAGAGGAATGGATTGCCTGTACGTTTGGCAATGACCCGGAAATTATGGAAAAGATCAGTAAAATCCTTATGATGTCCTGGCCGGCTTATGAGAAGTATACTTCACCTCTCGGAATCGGCTGGATGGTGAATCCGGGATATCACTACGGGCCGAATGTGGATGGTTACGAATATGACCGCTGGGGCACTTATCACCGTGCGGACCACAAAGGGATTGGCGTGGACAGAAGTCCTGCCGGGACAGGGTATTCGGAACAATATCGCAGGCTAAATGCAGATATGTATGGGAAGAGGGAGAGCTGTCCGGAAGAATTGCTTCTGTTCTTCCATCACATACCCTATGATTACAGGCTCAGTACCGGGAAAACGCTGATACAGCATATCTATGACACACATTTTGAGGGGGCTTTGGAGGCGAAAGAGATGCTGGATATCTGGAATTCCCTGGAGAGCAAAGTGCCGGTGACGGTGTTTGAGCGTGTGCAGAAGAGGATGGAACATCAGGCCTCCCATGCGGAGGAATGGCGGGACCAGGTCAATACATATTTCTACAGAAAGTCCATGATCCCCGACGAACAGGGAAGGACGATCTATTGA
- a CDS encoding ABC transporter permease, which translates to MSKAKTKKSKEVQIKDPLLHHVKKEWKLYTFLIIPILYYIIFKYVPVIGNIIAFRRYKGGPNILGEDWVGLRYFKQFLTDSNFWRAFWNTLRLSIGYLLVRFPATLIFALLINEVKNKMWKKTVQTVSYLPHFISLVVVCGMVKELLSSTGPINALLVKLGVEKIAFMSEPGWFDIVYIGSGIWQALGWGTILYLTAMTNINTELYEAAAIDGAGKFKQAIHVTIPGILPTIMTLLIMDIGNIITASNMQKILLLYNPLTQSRADIIDTLVYRMGIAGGNFSYASAVGLFSAVIGLVLVTTSNYLSKKFTETSLW; encoded by the coding sequence ATGTCAAAGGCAAAGACAAAAAAATCTAAAGAGGTGCAGATCAAAGATCCATTGCTGCACCATGTGAAAAAGGAATGGAAACTCTACACATTCTTGATCATTCCCATCTTGTACTACATAATCTTCAAGTATGTGCCTGTGATTGGGAATATCATTGCATTCCGCCGCTATAAAGGCGGCCCCAATATTCTGGGAGAAGACTGGGTCGGACTCCGGTATTTCAAACAGTTCCTGACAGACTCCAATTTCTGGAGGGCGTTCTGGAATACACTGCGTCTGAGTATCGGTTATCTGCTGGTGAGATTTCCGGCAACACTGATCTTTGCGCTTCTTATCAATGAAGTGAAGAACAAGATGTGGAAGAAGACAGTGCAGACGGTTTCCTATCTCCCCCATTTTATCTCGCTGGTGGTTGTATGCGGTATGGTGAAAGAACTTCTGTCCTCCACAGGACCGATCAATGCCCTGCTTGTAAAGCTGGGGGTTGAGAAGATCGCATTCATGTCCGAACCGGGATGGTTTGATATTGTTTATATTGGTTCCGGTATCTGGCAGGCCCTTGGATGGGGAACAATCCTTTATTTGACAGCTATGACTAATATCAACACAGAGCTTTACGAAGCGGCCGCCATTGACGGCGCGGGCAAATTCAAACAGGCAATCCATGTGACGATTCCCGGAATCCTTCCCACGATCATGACACTGCTGATTATGGACATCGGAAATATCATCACTGCCAGTAACATGCAGAAGATTCTGCTTTTATATAATCCGCTGACACAGTCCCGGGCAGATATTATAGACACCCTGGTCTACAGGATGGGTATTGCAGGCGGTAATTTCAGTTATGCTTCAGCAGTCGGCCTGTTTTCGGCGGTCATCGGTCTTGTTTTAGTAACAACTTCCAACTATTTGTCAAAAAAATTCACAGAGACATCCCTGTGGTAG